From the Octadecabacter antarcticus 307 genome, one window contains:
- a CDS encoding GNAT family N-acetyltransferase, whose product MQIRPATDADWPAIWGVLRPVFRAGETYAIDRDISEDAARALWMDAPAATYIAEDRFAQDCFVQDRAVLGTYFIKTNHQGGGRHVCNSGYVTARAAQGRGIAAKMCDHSQLAARDLGYTAMQFNMVLASNAGAVRLWQRLGYDIVGTLPLAFNHPILGLVDGLVMWKAL is encoded by the coding sequence TTGCAAATCCGTCCCGCCACCGATGCCGATTGGCCCGCGATCTGGGGTGTCCTGCGTCCGGTGTTTCGCGCTGGTGAAACCTACGCCATTGATCGCGACATATCCGAAGATGCGGCGCGCGCCCTATGGATGGACGCGCCCGCTGCGACCTATATCGCTGAGGATCGTTTTGCTCAGGACTGTTTTGTCCAAGACCGGGCGGTTTTGGGCACCTACTTTATAAAGACCAACCATCAGGGCGGCGGACGCCACGTTTGCAACAGTGGTTATGTCACTGCGCGGGCGGCGCAGGGCAGGGGCATCGCCGCCAAGATGTGCGACCACTCGCAACTGGCGGCCCGCGATTTGGGCTACACCGCGATGCAATTCAATATGGTGCTGGCGTCAAACGCAGGGGCGGTGCGTCTGTGGCAACGGCTGGGCTATGATATTGTTGGCACATTGCCGTTGGCATTCAATCATCCGATCCTCGGATTGGTTGATGGCCTTGTGATGTGGAAAGCACTGTAG